The window CTTGAGCAGGTTCCACTTCTCTATTAATGGTGGCATTAAAATGTCAATGTATTGCGGTTTATTCAGATGATGGCCCACAGAGTCGGCTAGCGTGCCAACTGCATCGTAGAGAATAAGCAAGTTTTTATGTTGATATTTCGAAAAGGCGAACACCAGCGTTTTCAATATATACTCTAAATATGGCACCAATTCAGTGCAGGCCTCCTCTTCAAGTGTGGCGAATGCTGAGCAGGCTGCCTCTTGTACACGCTTATTGGAATCTAATATACGCTTAAGCAATTCCTCCATTAAGGGTTTCAAATATTGATCATGTGGCTGATTTACAACCCAATTAGCATAGCGTGATAATGTCCAACAAGTGATGGAACGAACTAGCGCTTTTTTATCTGACAAACAACTGATCAAGTAGGGTATCAGTTCGGGCAGATGCGGTATCATGCCTTGCATGCAACCTTCGGCAATTGCACCCAATGCCAAAACACCACTCTCCTTGATAACCCATTCCTGATGGAATAATGTATCCTTGAGGATAGGCAAAACAATGGGTAGACATTCTTCGCGGAAGACATTTGCTAGTACGTCCAGTGCGGCTGCACTACATTTGCGTAAATTCCATTCAGAGAGGGAACTGTCGTCATCTAGCACATcgtcttcatcatcatcatcaacaccCACTTCGCCAGATTTGATTGTATGTGTACGAGATTTGTGGAATCTCGGGCGTATGTCTTCTTCACGATCCGGCACCATATCATCCTCTTCAACATTTCCTTTTAAGAGTATGATATCGATTTCGGAATAACGCATTCCGCGTACTAACACCGGTGCCAATTGTCCCAAATATGGCGCCAAAACTTCCTTGCAAATATTCTGTTCAGCAAGTGATAACCAGAATTCCGAAGCTTCTAGAGCGACACCTTCATCTGGGTCTTGAGTACGTATTAACATATACTGAAAGTATaagatttaaattaatattaatttttttttaatttttcacataactgttattttcaaaaacataaactttataaaaaaatgtattaaatcatttaaattactCACCTCAATAATTTGTGGCATATGCGGCAACAAACGATCCATGCGCACTTCCAACAACATAACCAAGCCATGGCATACATTCTTTCTTACCTCGTGATCCTCATCAGAAGATAGATTGAATAAACTTTCAATGAACGTGTCTATGTGTAGCATCAAAGCTTGTGATCGATTtacaataaattgatttatacAAGCTATGGCATGTGAACGTATCTTTGGGCTATTGTGACTGAAATATTGCAGGAATTTCGGTATCATAACGTTTAATGGTCGATTGAGTGCTGCGGAATCAAGTATTTCGGCGGAGTCTTCGCATATTTTCTGTAACGCACTGAAAGCTCCTTCACATACATTGTAATCTTGCGAGTCCAGCATGTCGCATAAGGAGGGTAGTAATTGTGGCCAATTTTGCAGACCGCCATTGCTGGCGATTGTCGTTATTAATATACCAACAGTAGCACGTATTAGCGGCGAGGGATCGCCAATAGCTTGTAAACATTCATGCTTAATATATTCGACAATTTCAGGCTGTAAGTTATTTCCATGCATtcgtatattatttttcaaaattagacCGCTTAAGGAGCGTGTTGGCTCCTCTTCGGTTTTAAGTTTAGTCAGTACATAAATAAgataattgttgaaatcgggaTACTGATTTAATTCCTCCAGTTTCTGTGAATTAAAAGgtcaaatataaaatgtaattaatacagtaaacatacatataaaaatttctcttcacaaataaatattcgaaTAAAATGCTTTATAACTTACCAGTTGGACGGCCATTTGAGTGGCTGTGTCCGGAGACTGAGACTGCTTAAGGATTGTAATTATTTGCTGTAAACCTTCTGCTTGCGGTTCCCACGTCATCTTGTCTGGTTTTATTTTCTTGTAAGGGGTGAAATACCtgtatgaattaaaatttagaaatagaTATAAAATTAAAGGTTCACTAAAGGGTGCGAGCTGGTGTCATGCGCGTATCGGGAAGGGCAGACACGGGTGCGACCACTTTGCAGACGATACAttcctattttatattttatatatgtacatatatattctttgcaaaaattttacaaaatgtagcAATAATTTGCTACCAGTGCGAATTATATCGATCACTAATAAAACGGAATGGTGAAAAGCCCGCTTGGCATTCGAGAAATCATTCACCGTTTTTTAACAGATTTTCGCACGCTATTTTGCGTCTGGAAAAGTCGGTATTTTATTTTAGCGAATATATGGAACCTACCTCTGATAAACGCACTAAAAATAGATTACACTTATTTGTCTTTAATTTGGCGACTTTTCAAActgaaaaatactattttttccgcaattaaaatattctttcactaacttttctcttttttccTTCTTGTCTAGTATAATTTTTTCagggaacaaaaaaaaacttaaaatgaaGTTTCAACTTTCATGACCTGAGTCGCGATCTCTTTCTAGCCTTTCATAGATGACAGGTGTGCGAACGGGTCAGCGAGAGGTTGCGCGAATTTATAAGGGATGCCAACTCAATATAGAGATACCCGTTAACATTACTGCCAACACAAACTCGCATCAATaagaaatgcaaataaactAACTTTAAAAGgttattataaatgtattttataagcTACCCTGTTGTAAAGTcaacatatataaacaaatgaaatattaaaaaaacgtaTTTAATGCAATCATTGGTTTTCAAAAACATGTGGTAAAGATTTTATATTTCGATTCGTCAACCGTTTGCAAATAAAACGGACTATCGATTTGATGTGATTGTTGTGATATATCGATAACAGCGATAATTTACTAGCAATGCTGGTTGAAACGCCGGCAAGTCAATGAAATTGGTGGTTTTgtgtattttctgatttttgttcaatttcggtaaaaattaagtttaaaacgttttattcttttatattatttcctaattaaaaagtaatatgtCCGATGATGAGGACATTCAGTATGTTAAAAGACAACGCACACTGCACTATGGTTCTCTGGAAGAGGCCGAGAGAAAGCGCCagactgctgctgttgctggggCTACCTCCACCGTAACTGCATCCACTTCAAGTGCTGCTGCTACGGTTACCAACCAACTTGAAGACATTGAGTCTGACGAAGATTATGAGGAGGTAAAAAAACCAACTGCGCCTTCGTTACCGCCAACTTCTGGTGCACTGGCTAATAAGATCGACGATGATTACTTCGATTTGGAAACAGAAGTAGCGAAGGACAAAGAAGCGTTGCTCAAAGAATTTGAACGTAAAAAACGTGCACGTCAAATAAACGTTTCCACTGATGACGCGGAAATAAAAGCTAACTTGCGACAACTAAATGAGCCAATATGCTACTTTGGGGAGGGTCCAGCAGAAAGACGGCGACGTTTAAAAGAGTTATTAGCTAGTTTAGGCGAGAATGCGATTAAACAGAAGCAAACTGAAGAGGAAGAGCgtaaacaactgcagaaagaaCAAGAAACAACTTGGTATCACGAAGGACCGGAGGCATTGCGAGTGGCGCGAATTTGGATTGCAGACTACTCACTGCCAAGAGCTAAAACACGTTTAGAACATGCGCGCTCGCTATTGGATGTACCAAGCGCAACACGTGCTGGCCAATTGGTAGAGCTACAAAAGCGTTTACATGCCTTGGCACCGCACTGCAGTCAAGTGGGCGACACACGTCCAGTAAGTGGTGTAGCGTTTAGCGAAGACTCTAAATTGATAATGACATCGTCATGGTCTGGATTGTGTAAGGTGTGGACAGTAACAGACTGTAAGCTGCTATTGACACTGCGCGGTCATGCCAGCTATGTTGGTGGTGTAGCATTTCGACCAGGCGTGACGCAAGATGATAATAATGTTGTAGCAATGGCTTCAGGTGGTCATGATGGGGCGGTCAAATTGTGGGGCTTTAATTCGGAAGAATCACTAGCGGATATAACAGGACATATGCCACATAGAGTTTCTAAGTTAGGGTTTCATCCATCCGGTCGATTCTTGGCAACAGCTTGTTACGACTCCTCCTGGCGCCTTTGGGACTTGGAACAAAAAACTGAAGTTTTACATCAAGAAGGCCATGCCAAAGCAGTACACAGCCTTAGTTTTCAAATAGATGGCAGTGTCATCGTAACAGGTGGTCTAGACGCATTTGGACG is drawn from Zeugodacus cucurbitae isolate PBARC_wt_2022May unplaced genomic scaffold, idZeuCucr1.2 ctg00000294.1, whole genome shotgun sequence and contains these coding sequences:
- the LOC128924102 gene encoding transportin-1-like — its product is MTWEPQAEGLQQIITILKQSQSPDTATQMAVQLKLEELNQYPDFNNYLIYVLTKLKTEEEPTRSLSGLILKNNIRMHGNNLQPEIVEYIKHECLQAIGDPSPLIRATVGILITTIASNGGLQNWPQLLPSLCDMLDSQDYNVCEGAFSALQKICEDSAEILDSAALNRPLNVMIPKFLQYFSHNSPKIRSHAIACINQFIVNRSQALMLHIDTFIESLFNLSSDEDHEVRKNVCHGLVMLLEVRMDRLLPHMPQIIEYMLIRTQDPDEGVALEASEFWLSLAEQNICKEVLAPYLGQLAPVLVRGMRYSEIDIILLKGNVEEDDMVPDREEDIRPRFHKSRTHTIKSGEVGVDDDDEDDVLDDDSSLSEWNLRKCSAAALDVLANVFREECLPIVLPILKDTLFHQEWVIKESGVLALGAIAEGCMQGMIPHLPELIPYLISCLSDKKALVRSITCWTLSRYANWVVNQPHDQYLKPLMEELLKRILDSNKRVQEAACSAFATLEEEACTELVPYLEYILKTLVFAFSKYQHKNLLILYDAVGTLADSVGHHLNKPQYIDILMPPLIEKWNLLKDDDKDLFPLLECLSSIATALQSGFLPYCDPVYQRCISLIEQTLNQDMACKTNPGFEHPDKERMIVALDLLSGLAEGLDGHIESLVVKSNIMQLLYQCMQDVLPEVRQSSFALLGDLTKACFQHVHPFMSEFFPILGQNLNPDYISVCNNATWAIGEICMKLGEETRQYIHLVLNELFVIINRPNTPKTLLENTGM
- the LOC128924103 gene encoding U4/U6 small nuclear ribonucleoprotein Prp4-like, translating into MSDDEDIQYVKRQRTLHYGSLEEAERKRQTAAVAGATSTVTASTSSAAATVTNQLEDIESDEDYEEVKKPTAPSLPPTSGALANKIDDDYFDLETEVAKDKEALLKEFERKKRARQINVSTDDAEIKANLRQLNEPICYFGEGPAERRRRLKELLASLGENAIKQKQTEEEERKQLQKEQETTWYHEGPEALRVARIWIADYSLPRAKTRLEHARSLLDVPSATRAGQLVELQKRLHALAPHCSQVGDTRPVSGVAFSEDSKLIMTSSWSGLCKVWTVTDCKLLLTLRGHASYVGGVAFRPGVTQDDNNVVAMASGGHDGAVKLWGFNSEESLADITGHMPHRVSKLGFHPSGRFLATACYDSSWRLWDLEQKTEVLHQEGHAKAVHSLSFQIDGSVIVTGGLDAFGRVWDLRTGRCVMFLEGHLGSIFGVDFSPNGFHIATGSQDNTCKIWDLRRRQSVYTIPAHTNLISDVKYQRDGGSFLVTSSYDCTTKIWSNKTWQPLKTLLGHDGKIMAVDISPDSQHIVTASFDRTFKLWASES